One genomic region from Blastococcus sp. Marseille-P5729 encodes:
- a CDS encoding acyl-CoA dehydrogenase family protein, giving the protein MDFEHSAKAKEYQEKMWEFMNSHIFPAEKTWNEWRANAGYDNHDLPPVMHELKEEAKKRGLWNLFLKDVSGMNNVEYASIAEITGWVPEVAPESINCAAPDTGNMETLHLFGNKEQQQEWLEPLLAGEIRSAFAMTEPRVASSDAQNIETRIESDGDDYVINGRKWWISGTADERCKIFILMGKTDPNAHPHKQQSMILVPRDTPGVNVIRHLPVFGYQDQHGHSEIEFKDVRVPKKNLLMNEGDGFMIAQGRLGPGRIHHCMRLIGMGERAIKLMVERAASRHVFGGPMIEQGVVRDQIARSRIELDQARLMVQKAAWLIDTTGSAKGAQIEIAAIKANTPAVVCGILDRAIQIHGGGGVSDDFPLANMYAQARTLRLADGPDEVHIRTVARKEIAKHVQK; this is encoded by the coding sequence ATGGACTTCGAGCACAGCGCCAAGGCCAAGGAGTACCAGGAGAAGATGTGGGAGTTCATGAACTCGCACATCTTCCCGGCAGAGAAGACCTGGAACGAGTGGCGTGCCAATGCCGGCTACGACAACCACGACCTCCCGCCGGTCATGCACGAGCTGAAGGAGGAGGCCAAGAAGCGCGGCCTGTGGAACCTCTTCCTCAAGGACGTCTCGGGCATGAACAACGTCGAGTACGCCTCGATCGCCGAGATCACCGGCTGGGTTCCCGAGGTCGCCCCCGAGTCGATCAACTGTGCCGCTCCCGACACCGGCAACATGGAGACCCTGCACCTGTTCGGCAACAAGGAGCAGCAGCAGGAGTGGCTTGAGCCGCTGCTGGCCGGCGAGATCCGCTCGGCGTTCGCGATGACCGAGCCGCGCGTCGCCAGCTCGGACGCCCAGAACATCGAGACCCGCATCGAGTCGGACGGCGACGACTACGTCATCAACGGGCGCAAGTGGTGGATCTCCGGCACCGCTGACGAGCGCTGCAAGATCTTCATCCTGATGGGCAAGACCGACCCCAACGCCCACCCGCACAAGCAGCAGTCGATGATCCTGGTGCCGCGTGATACCCCGGGCGTCAATGTCATCCGCCATCTGCCGGTGTTCGGCTACCAGGACCAGCACGGCCACTCGGAGATCGAGTTCAAGGACGTGCGCGTCCCGAAGAAGAACCTGCTGATGAACGAGGGCGACGGCTTCATGATCGCCCAGGGCCGCCTCGGCCCCGGCCGCATCCACCACTGCATGCGCCTGATCGGCATGGGTGAGCGCGCCATCAAGCTCATGGTCGAGCGTGCGGCGTCCCGCCACGTCTTTGGTGGCCCGATGATCGAGCAGGGCGTGGTCCGCGACCAGATCGCCCGCTCGCGCATCGAGCTCGACCAGGCCCGCCTCATGGTGCAGAAGGCTGCGTGGCTGATCGACACCACCGGCTCGGCGAAGGGCGCGCAGATCGAGATCGCCGCGATCAAGGCCAACACCCCTGCCGTCGTGTGCGGAATCCTCGACCGCGCGATCCAGATCCACGGCGGCGGCGGCGTGTCGGACGACTTCCCGCTGGCGAACATGTACGCCCAGGCTCGCACGCTGCGCCTGGCCGACGGCCCGGACGAGGTGCACATCCGCACCGTCGCCCGCAAGGAGATCGCCAAGCACGTCCAGAAGTAG
- a CDS encoding bifunctional 2-polyprenyl-6-hydroxyphenol methylase/3-demethylubiquinol 3-O-methyltransferase UbiG: MTTPQTRFDVTRPEGARLEEYVAKFTTKYDNGDDVAGEARFIDAFAERESAILDAGCGTGRVAAALTQAGHRVLGVDRSPRLIEVAREYFPGVAYQVRDLLEVGPADLTAAGLPERVDIVVLAGNVMPCLAPGTERDVLANLLKRLADDGRLVLGFRTDREYPVADLERHQRELGLTELHRFSDWQLSPWRDDAPWIVSMMKNQGTE, translated from the coding sequence ATGACCACTCCGCAGACTCGCTTCGATGTCACGCGCCCCGAAGGTGCGCGCCTTGAGGAGTACGTCGCGAAGTTCACCACGAAGTACGACAACGGCGATGACGTCGCAGGCGAGGCCCGCTTCATCGACGCTTTCGCCGAGCGGGAATCGGCGATCCTCGATGCTGGCTGCGGCACCGGGCGAGTCGCCGCGGCCCTCACGCAGGCGGGCCACCGCGTGCTCGGCGTCGACCGCAGTCCTCGGCTGATCGAGGTGGCGCGCGAGTACTTCCCGGGTGTCGCCTACCAGGTGCGGGACCTACTTGAGGTCGGTCCGGCAGACCTCACCGCCGCCGGCTTGCCCGAGCGGGTCGACATCGTCGTGCTGGCCGGAAACGTGATGCCGTGCCTTGCGCCCGGTACCGAGCGCGACGTCCTCGCCAACCTGCTGAAGCGGCTAGCGGACGACGGCCGGCTGGTGCTCGGATTCCGCACCGACCGCGAGTACCCCGTCGCCGACCTCGAGCGCCATCAGCGGGAGCTGGGCCTGACCGAGCTGCACCGCTTCAGCGACTGGCAGCTCTCGCCGTGGCGAGATGACGCACCATGGATCGTCAGCATGATGAAGAACCAAGGAACCGAATGA
- a CDS encoding NAD-glutamate dehydrogenase domain-containing protein: MRDATYSALVFLSRDRYSTPVRVRMTDILMRELGGASYEYSTQSGESPLARLEFLIRVDDHTAVEDLPLDRLADLEAKVIEAARSWDDDLADALRDHDLDAQKNIARIADSMPRDIGRRTS; encoded by the coding sequence ATGCGGGACGCCACTTACTCGGCGCTGGTATTCCTCTCCCGAGACCGCTACTCGACGCCCGTGCGCGTCCGGATGACCGACATCTTGATGCGCGAGCTCGGCGGGGCCTCGTACGAGTACTCGACACAGTCCGGTGAGTCGCCCCTCGCCCGGCTGGAGTTCCTCATCCGGGTCGACGACCACACCGCGGTCGAGGATCTGCCGCTGGACCGACTGGCAGATCTCGAGGCGAAGGTGATCGAGGCAGCCCGGTCGTGGGACGACGACCTCGCCGACGCGCTGCGCGACCACGACCTGGATGCCCAGAAGAACATCGCACGGATCGCGGACTCGATGCCCCGGGATATCGGGCGGCGTACGAGTTGA
- a CDS encoding TetR/AcrR family transcriptional regulator has protein sequence MTTPTAPQNAAHPRGNGRAALMRAALLDAARAVFVGVGYIDASVTSIVEKAGASVGSLYHHFGGKPDVFIALYEEYEARCSHAAAIEVARARESGEADPVSLFVRGARGYLEQCRRDADLTALFLGGDGPPGFNAMRRRVAAEWVRQNGRLIRAGERRNGEALVVVLTTVTGTAGREVAAADTDKRAAELIDDFCGLIARVAAD, from the coding sequence GTGACCACCCCGACGGCTCCGCAGAATGCAGCGCATCCTCGTGGCAACGGCCGCGCCGCGCTCATGCGCGCCGCGTTGCTGGACGCCGCCCGGGCCGTGTTCGTGGGGGTGGGTTACATCGACGCGTCGGTCACCTCCATCGTCGAGAAGGCGGGAGCCTCGGTCGGCAGTCTCTATCACCACTTCGGCGGCAAGCCCGACGTGTTCATCGCCCTCTACGAGGAGTACGAGGCGCGCTGCTCGCACGCGGCCGCGATAGAGGTTGCCCGGGCGCGCGAGTCCGGCGAGGCAGACCCGGTGTCGCTGTTCGTACGAGGTGCGCGCGGCTACCTCGAGCAGTGCCGGCGGGACGCCGACCTGACCGCCCTATTCCTCGGAGGCGACGGCCCACCGGGGTTCAACGCGATGCGCCGGCGGGTAGCCGCCGAATGGGTCCGCCAGAACGGCCGGCTGATCCGCGCCGGAGAGCGACGTAACGGCGAGGCTCTGGTCGTCGTCCTGACGACTGTCACCGGTACCGCCGGCCGGGAGGTGGCCGCCGCCGACACCGATAAGCGCGCTGCCGAGCTCATCGATGACTTCTGCGGCCTCATTGCTCGCGTCGCTGCCGACTAG
- a CDS encoding cupin domain-containing protein, with protein MRGYYFPGGDLADPESLGMRPHPEGGWYRELYRNDLSVATTRGRRPLSTAISFLLRPGEESAWHRVASDEIWFWQGGGALELRTGSDGERPTSEVTYQLGVGGQLLVPADTWQTARPADDESVIVGCVVSPGFDFADFQLLD; from the coding sequence ATGCGCGGATACTATTTCCCCGGCGGGGACCTCGCCGACCCGGAGTCTCTGGGCATGCGCCCGCACCCAGAGGGCGGCTGGTACCGGGAGCTCTATCGCAACGATCTGTCGGTAGCGACTACGCGCGGACGGCGTCCGCTGAGCACCGCGATCTCGTTCCTGCTGCGGCCCGGCGAGGAGTCGGCCTGGCACCGGGTTGCCAGCGACGAGATCTGGTTCTGGCAGGGCGGGGGCGCACTCGAGCTACGGACCGGCTCGGACGGCGAACGTCCGACATCCGAGGTCACCTATCAACTGGGCGTAGGAGGTCAGCTTCTGGTACCGGCAGACACCTGGCAGACGGCCCGCCCGGCGGACGACGAGTCGGTGATCGTGGGCTGCGTCGTCAGCCCAGGTTTCGACTTCGCCGACTTCCAGTTGCTCGACTGA
- the purU gene encoding formyltetrahydrofolate deformylase, translating to MTDSVKPEYLLTLTCPDRPGVVRALTDFLYQRGANILDLQQHSDRLTGRFFARILMEFPGEVPALERMREQFAPVADDFEMSAQIIDVATPMKTLVLVSKIAHCLNDLLFRFRHGSVGIDIPVVVSNHPDLREMVEGYGVRFEHIPVTKDTKAQAEARMFELVDEYDIDLVVLARYMQILSSDACERLAGRAINIHHSFLPSFKGAKPYHQAHDRGVKIIGATAHYVSDVLDEGPIIEQDVARASHTMTPQDLVSVGRDVETQVLARAVKWHSERRVFLNDHRTVVFTDR from the coding sequence ATGACCGACTCCGTAAAGCCCGAGTACCTGCTCACCCTCACCTGCCCGGACCGGCCGGGAGTGGTGCGCGCGCTGACGGACTTCCTCTACCAGCGGGGCGCCAACATCCTCGACCTGCAGCAGCACTCCGACCGCCTCACCGGGCGGTTCTTCGCGCGGATCCTCATGGAGTTCCCCGGCGAGGTGCCGGCTTTGGAGCGTATGCGCGAGCAGTTCGCGCCGGTCGCCGACGACTTCGAGATGTCCGCTCAGATCATCGACGTCGCCACCCCCATGAAGACCCTCGTGCTGGTCAGCAAGATCGCGCACTGCCTCAACGACCTGCTGTTCCGCTTCCGGCACGGCTCGGTGGGCATCGACATCCCGGTCGTCGTCTCCAACCACCCCGACCTGCGCGAGATGGTCGAGGGGTACGGCGTCCGCTTCGAGCACATCCCGGTCACCAAGGACACCAAGGCGCAGGCCGAGGCGCGGATGTTCGAGCTCGTCGACGAGTACGACATCGACCTGGTCGTCCTCGCCCGGTACATGCAGATCCTGTCGAGTGATGCGTGTGAGCGGCTGGCCGGCCGCGCGATCAATATCCACCACTCATTCCTGCCGTCCTTCAAGGGCGCCAAGCCGTACCACCAGGCGCACGACCGCGGCGTGAAGATCATTGGTGCGACCGCGCACTACGTCAGCGACGTCCTCGACGAGGGTCCGATCATCGAGCAGGACGTCGCTCGCGCGTCGCACACCATGACCCCGCAGGACCTCGTCAGCGTCGGGCGGGACGTCGAGACTCAGGTGCTGGCGCGCGCGGTGAAGTGGCACAGCGAGCGGCGGGTGTTCCTCAACGACCACCGGACGGTTGTGTTCACCGACCGCTGA
- a CDS encoding DNA/RNA non-specific endonuclease, with protein MRNTVTWTEHGTRTVESKFNSRHSFEGMGRTSEEMSHQRDVSGGVAVGANQYGVIKGDHAGHVVAHRFMLDQGLHNLFPQNGNFNTSAYKKVENDWAALVNDGLTVEGEIKFTFDEPEIRPRAVAIEFVGTDSDGNLEFEPDRALKFINTDGQDYKRTYGQDK; from the coding sequence GTGCGCAACACCGTCACGTGGACCGAGCACGGCACCCGCACCGTCGAGTCCAAATTCAATTCGCGCCACTCGTTCGAGGGAATGGGACGCACCAGCGAGGAAATGTCACACCAGAGAGACGTGTCCGGTGGCGTGGCCGTGGGAGCCAATCAGTACGGAGTCATCAAGGGCGACCATGCCGGCCACGTCGTTGCGCACCGCTTCATGCTCGACCAAGGCCTGCACAACCTCTTCCCGCAGAACGGTAACTTCAACACCAGCGCCTACAAGAAGGTTGAGAATGACTGGGCTGCACTCGTCAATGACGGACTCACCGTAGAAGGAGAGATCAAGTTTACCTTTGATGAGCCCGAAATTAGACCACGTGCAGTCGCAATAGAATTCGTAGGAACTGACTCCGACGGTAATCTAGAGTTCGAACCCGACCGAGCGCTGAAGTTCATCAATACCGACGGCCAGGACTATAAGAGAACATATGGGCAGGATAAATGA